The Sander vitreus isolate 19-12246 chromosome 10, sanVit1, whole genome shotgun sequence genome contains the following window.
gaagaaaaagaaagaaaacctgacacaaaacaggaaaaggtgacaaaaatacCAAATGAGCTATTGGTAAATACTATTTGTTGATATACTGGCACGTTTTTAGAAATTAAGTTTAGAAGTTTTTGGATATAGAAATAGACAAGCTATCTAAACACGGAAAACTCCCATTACAAAAAGCCTACTTATTAATCTGTGAGATGCACCTCCACCTCGTGACCAGATTACTTTAAATTAAGGAGATGTGTCTTTAAATTAAACAAAGGTGtctgtaaatgtaaatattgataaaacaaaCTGTATTTAGCATATGTCAAGGAGGAGACAAACTGAAGatttaaaagctttttaaaagaaaacaattttgcattttattgtataGCTAaactatattttaaatgtatcaaTTAGCCTAAATACTTTCTTAACCATGGACAGAACAGGTGTGTGATTATCCAGGTATAACAGGGTCACTAGGATACATACAAACATTAATTTAGCCAAACATCAATTTTCCTGAGGACAATGTGTGGATAACCAGttaatatattaattaatattaaataGGCTACCTCGTTTACACCTGACCGGTCTCACTGCTGTTCCACGCTTGACGAGCTGCTTATCCCCAAAAGAATTACTCACCAAATCTTCTGTTGTAGAAAACTGGATCTTCGGGAGCATATCTGAGTCACTTGTTTTACTTTCAACTGAGGAATTATCAGTTTATAACATTTCATAGTGCTGGAAGACGTCCagacaagtaacgttagctaacttaaCCGCGGACAACAGCGCCATCTATTTTTCCTATCAATATGCGCTGACTACTTTGACCGAAGATTTCGACTAGGTTGAACCGTCTCGGCTTTGACACTGTCTGCTCTTCGGCGTATCTCGCTTTCAAAAAAGTACTGTCCATTATACTTAGCATAATtattaaagagagaaaaaactaGCGTGTCAAGTGTCATCAGGTCAGGAAAGGTCGCACTGTTGGTAGCTAAGTGCTCAACAGTGGCCGGAGCCGCCGGACACTTTTTGAACGGCTCTGGTCCCGGAAGtgattttccccattcaattgcTCCATTGACGTTTCAGTCAAATGCTAAAGAGTTTAAGGCCTGGAACCAATAACCTCAccatacattttttaatatatatttttggagCTCACTAAATATATCTATAAACCGCTGTTCGCGGAtgcggtaaacatttccatggtaacaacGAGCttcaccaatcagagacgtcgctGTTACGTTTAGGATTGTGGCTAcggttctcttaatacatccatgtgtgTAGCTAGTACTTCTCCATGACACcgcgaataaaacatgtttttcttaaaacaaggttgatttaaTGCGGACTTATGGCTTCTATGGGGGCACAAATCATCGTTTCACAATCTCGTAGCTCGTGGCAAGTTGGCCTTGGATGCTTAAGACATTAAgggtaataataaaaaatcattATGCAGAATATGAGCTCTATTTGAATGTGGCCTTTTATATTCATGGCATTTTCCCATGTATATTTTCCCACAAACGGATATCAATCTAATTTCCTGGCGTTACATTCATTTGTGTCCCCAAAATGGCGAacgtagctgctgctgctgccgctgccgctgccgctgctaTCGCCGCGAATAGAGATCCAGCTGTTGATCGTTCATTACGATCAGTGTTTGGTAAGTTTGTTGGCGTCACTTACTCGGTTACTGGCAGTTTTATCCGTTAGCTAGATAATAGCACGATAAGTCGATACACCAACGGCTAATGAATGAAAGCTTGCTAACATAGGTAACGTTAGCCGGCTAATGTTGTTAGCTCGGCAACGAGGTAACAAATGTAACTTTAGCTACCTCAAGAACGAGTAAACAAACCTTTAAATTATAAAGTTAAGttctttttattgctttttattaACGTTTCTCATATCTCAAATTTTATTTAGTGGGAAACATTCCGTATGAAGCCACAGAGGAACAACTGAAAGACATCTTTTCTGAAGTGGGACTTGTTGTCAGCTTCAGGTGAGTAAAAAAGTTGTGTTCGCCATCATCATGTGCTCCAAACGCCAGATACAGAGTCAGTTTTTTTGCTATTAAACCCTGTGTGAACAAATCAACAATTCAGGCTTGTACACCCAAATGGTTATGTACATTATTTTTCacgtatatatttttttaattgattgttaTAGTCGTCTCTGACCATGTGGACAATCAGACATGATGATATGTGTCTTCTTGCTCTCAGGTTGGTGTatgacagggagacaggaaagCCAAAGGGATATGGCTTCTGTGAATATCAAGACCAGGAGACGGCCCTTAGTGCCATGCGGAACCTGAACGGGAGAGAGTTCAGTGGTCGGGCTCTCCGTGTTGACAACGCAGCCAGTGAGAAAAACAAGGAAGAGCTCAAAAGTAAGCGCTTAGTTCCTCTTGGCATTGTTTCAAACTACGGTGTTGAATTGGATTTGTTTGAGCAAAGCTACAGTTCTCTGCTATTTCTGGCTTGCACAGGTTTGGGAACAGGAGCCCCCATTATTGAGTCTCCTTATGGAGATACCATCCAGCCACAGGAAGCCCCAGAGTCCATCAGCAGAGCTGTGGCCAGTCTGCCACCTGAGCAGATGTTTGAACTAATGAAACAAATGAAGGTAGGCTGGTTTTACTGCCTCTGTTACTCAGTTTTCTAGTACAGGTGTTAAAGACCTATCATTGCCTTTTCCTATATAGACATTTAAAATTGATAAATTTAGCATGAACACCAGAACCATCCTGTGTGCTGCTAAGCCTCATCAGTACCAGCAGAACACCGGCTTTTTCTCACTGTTTAAATGAGGCTAATAACCAACTGATTGGTCAATCTCACAGTCAACATTTCAATGTCCCTGGTCCTTATCAGCAAAATGAGCTGTCATGCTTGTGTGTTATTATGGCAATCCAATCGACGTGATCATGAAAGTTAGGTTGTGTCCCATTCTACTTAATGGCGGAAGAGGCTGTAAAGAACTCACTGAATAGTTGCTTCTGTTTTTTGGTTTGATGATTTTGTAAATAATTCACATTCTAGTCGTTGCTCCTTAAATCCTATGAAGTCAGAAAGGGCAGTGACATGGTTTGCTTTGAGTAAAACCTGAGTAAAAGTCAAAAATCAATTTGATTTATTGGTTAGGAGGCTGTTGTAAGCCAGTAGTTCTGGTCATTTTCACCAAAAACTTCACAGATGTTACTGATTGGTTGAATTACTTTTCTATAAAGAGTTAAGTTGTCAATTATGAAAGCTCATATTTGACAACTTCAGAATTCTGATAAAATAAATTTTTCAACTTCTAGGCAAACCTAAAttatatgtgtgttttatatatgtatgtatctatctatctatagcgTAAATCTTAAATGCAAAATTTTCAAATCaagattttcttctttttcaaatAATCCTAGAAAATGTGCAgtacattcatattttaagataATGAGTGACTTTGAGGGGCTAATAAATGTAAGTAGTACAACAGTTTTTGGCTGGGCACTGAAAGGGTTAATGGGCCGCCTGCTCCATTATTATAAATTGATCTCTAGGACTGGGGTTATGTATTCTGGTCAATTGATACTTGGATCTTTGTATGCTCTGATGTTTGAATAACAGTCTTCCCAAAATAGAGCAGAAGATATAGAGTCTGGCTTTCACATATTGCTGCATATAACCACTTTGAAGCTAGCTGGCTTCTTTTAGAATAAAATTAGGACTTTCTTTCAAGTATAAAACTCAAATGTGATTGTACATACTGAATGTTGCTGAGGTTTTCAAATATTACAAACTATTAAAGGGAAAttaacaaaagcaacaaaaacagatcTAAAGAGgaatataatataattgtaAGTATTATAGTTTCCCCCAAAAGTCGTGTTTTTAAACTGTACGTTTAATGCTGCTTACTCCTTTTAGTCCCCTAAAAAGATGGTGACGAATGTTTCTCGCAATTTGAATCACCTTCAGGATGACAACTGTCTGCACATGCTCATCCTTCCCTTTCATTAACAGAGGTTGCGCTGTACGGTCTCTCAGCTCTTCCAGTGAAGGCTTATTTTTGCACATCTGGCAGTCTGGTTCGTTAGGCTCAAAGAAACGCCACACCGCAGACATTTTTTCCTCCGGCTGGAAAAGCGTTTTGTTGCATCAAAGCTTGTGTCAGTAGGACGGCTCCATACACTGATCAGAGTGGGATCGTTTGGGCTCCAATCCTGATCCCACAGATATTGTTGCACGTCCTTGTTTGTGCTGATGCAGCCACTTTGGTTGCTTATGGGTATGTCTAACCTGTCAGGAGGTAAAATAACACAAagggttgtcttttttttatttttttttatttatgtaaaagttTAGTTGTTTTGCTTTGCCCAATTGTGATTTTTCACAATGTATAATATCATTTCAAGATTCCgttttgtgaaaatgtgatttCTCTCTTCAGCTGTGTGTGCAGAACAGTCCCCAGGAGGCGAGGAACATGCTGCTGCAGAACCCTCAGCTGGCCTATGCTCTGTTGCAGGCCCAAGTGGTCATGCGGATTGTTGACCCTGAGATAGCCTTGGTGAGAGGAGACCTGCTTGAGAATGGTCTTATGTGTGTTTGAAGCGAGGTTCATCTGACTGTGACCTTGTTCTTAGTCAAAGGGTCTGAAAGCTAGTCTACACCTTTTGAACCAGTAAGTACACATTTTTGAGAGATGCTCTTCCATATACTCCACATCCAGAAAATGCTCCACCGTCAAACACCAGTCCAGCCTCTGATTCCCAGCGGGCAGGCTGGAGGAGCACCACCGCTCAACCCACCTCCGGCTCCACCCAGCGCGCCAGTGTCTCAGCCACAGCCTGTGGTAAGTACAACCGTCTTCCACTCTTTAAGGTAATGGtcacatcacacttctgttctaCAAAATAGTCCCGCACTCTACCCTGAAAAAGGATGTGATGTTGCGGCTCTGATGatggtaataaataaatgttgatgagAACAGTGTTTGCTGTTTGTAGTCTGGTAGTGTGATAATTTACTAATTATCTCTATGAAACAAAGTTGATCAAAGGTGGAGATCTCACTGAGTCTCAGAGTTATGGCTCTCAAGATTAAGGTTGAGGTTAAATtacatcttttttattttgtcatataATCAGCCTGGAATGCATGTCAATGGAGCCCCTCAAATGATGCAGCCCCCCAACATGGGTGTTGTCCCTGGACCAATGCCTGTACCAGGCCCGGGACAAGGACCAGCACCAGTCGGACCTCCAggtaatcatcatcatcatcatcaaactgCATGAAAACTTGCATCACCAACTGAAATGGGTGTGGTAGCATCATCTTTGTGTTTCTTAAATGGCTTACTAAGGCCATTGATGAGTAATTTGTGAGGGTTTCATTACACCTGTTCTCATGCAGAATGAGCCCACTGATAAGATGTGCTAAGTTTTTAAGGATTATAAGTTATGTTggacaaatagtttttttattttcatgataATAGAAAAGCAAAGCCGTGTATGCAGTTAAAACTAATTAAAGACCTTTTAAAAAAGTAGTTAAACATTCAGAATCCATgtcaaattaaatatatatatatatatatatatatatatatatatatatatatatatatatatatatatatatatatatatatatatatatatatattagggctgtcaatcaattaaaacatttaatctaattaattacatactctgtgattaattaatcgaaattaatcgcatacataattaacggtgcctgaacagatactttttaagaaagggggaaaaaaaagaaaagggaaaaaaaagggtactaaacaacagttggtgacattaaagaacggcttgtttattgctaaggccatatggtcaaaattaaatgtaataacaataacttatttcactagtaaattgctgttgaatgacaaaaacaaccaccagatgggaaaaggacatttacaataacttcaaatggaCCACGAGGCTGtcgtttaccagtttcattgaacgcaccgtctgtgttgtttctccgacggcagctgcagattgttagatcccggtgttgaatcctctacagtaaaacacagtcaaactttacaccgtttagcattagctgtcagcattttaaccgtgtttaatccagctactagctagcggtaggctaatgttagctgctgtctagtcttgtgttaactagcgtcacgtgcagcggtgtttgtgttgcctgtatcgtctgtttcagagcatcagagagaagcgcagacatatcagtggcaccagatttcggtagccagggttggcaggaagaagatttttacaagtaaatgttccaattaataatccaggcagcacattctcgtctccctccttcattttacagtccaatggtggctagaacggcaccgggtcaaacctcaatatggaatggattaatctgcgttatatttttttaacgcgttatttttttctcagattaattaatcgaaattaacgcgttttGACaccccttatatatatatatatatatatatatatatatatcgatgTATATAGTTATTATTCAGGTGCCACACTCTAACTACCAAATATTTTCGTCTTTAATAGtaaaccaacaatgaatgtaACGAGTTGTTCAAAAAACAGGGTCAATGTTTTTTGCTTTGCAGTTTTTCCAGTGAACCGCCACATTGCAGTGTTTTATTTAAGCAGATCACCAAAATAGATTTGGCCAGACCAAAtcatttctttgtattttttatttatctatttattataCATTAAATTGTCATGCAGCAGCGCAAGCAACCTTCCCCCCTCATCGCTCTTGTAGCAAACAAAGCTACAGTCATGCATTCTTACCAGTACTGTGTTTTAATGGTTTAAGCTATTCTCCAGTTCAGTTATTTTAGCAGTAACGTGTAAAATTGCACTTATTTTGACTGCAGCCATACCTGCAGTACCCTATTACCATTaccttttattttatgttaaagCTTTGCACATGTCATGGCTCACTGGGATCACTAGGTGTCACCAGAGCCTTGTTAATAGTCGAGGTGCTTTATGAGAATATTATCAGCTTGACTCTTGAAAATCTCTTTTTATTCTCCCTAAATGTTTGGTATTAATTGTCTTAAGGTTTCTTTTGAGCCTTCATGCAACATATTTACAAATGTTAATtttctaaagtgtgtgtgtgtgtatgtgtatgtgtgcgatGAGCATGCTTCAAAATGCTCTCCAAAGTGCTGCTTTGCTCTCTTGAGTCTTGTGTCTCCTTTTCACTTTAATGCTGGCTCAGGAAACCTTCAGCATTCTCCCACAGGATCGTCTGGGCAAGCTGCTATCGAGCGGTCGCAAGGTATCACTGTACTCCCTCCGTTCTCCAGTCAGGTCATAGGACTGTTATGGAGAGGCCAAATGTGTCTAAATACACAGCACTTCTGGGGTTTAGTGTTAGTTTTCTACAGTTTGTTAGACTGCATGTCAACCATAATCAAATATGAACCTTTTTATTTagcctttaaaggaacacgccgacttattgggactttagcttattcactgtatcccccagagttagacaagtcgatacatatccttctcatctccgtgcgtgttgtaactctgtctgatgcccccaccgctagcctagcttagcacagatcctgtaggtaaccggctccacctagcctactgctcccaataagtgacaaaataactccgttttcttatttaaatgttgtgatttgtatagtcacagcgtgtacaaataacaaggtcacatgagacacagccatcttctaaccgtatacatactgggaactatattctcagaaggcgaagcactgccacttctgctacttgggcggagtgatttgctcgcagcacctgagaagccccgtggtgaggagcagagagtttcACCTGGAGTGCTGGGGGatacagtgaataagctaaagtcacaataagtcggcgtgttcctttttaaaGTAGGTGTTAAGCCCGTTTGTGTAAAGATTATGATGTCTGAGCATTACCATAACTAAAGCAGAATGTGCCGTGTCATGAGGGTGGGAGGAAAGTGGTGAAACTGCACGTGAACAGATACAGGTTTGACAGGAGTGATACATTTTCCaggatgaaaatgtttttgcgTGATTACGTTGTCGGTTTTAAAGCCAAGccaaataattattttacatttttaaatggaagAGTATTGTAGATAGTTTTCAAATTCACACAACCTTTTAGTTTAACGTAAAGTTATTTAATCTCAGTAGAAAATGTCCTCTGAACGCAACTTAAATGAGGTTGACAAAGCTGTGTGTCTATAGCAGAACACAGTAATAGGATACATCAAaggagaatatatatatatagataaacTGATTTGTTGAGCATGTtaaatgttagtgtgtgtgactgtaaaatgtttttgtgtagaATAACCGTAGTAAAACTCTGTGGTAAAACTATCTGAATTAACAGAATTTATgttgaatatactgtacataagcTAAACAAATACCAAAAAAGAGAACTAAACTGTAAAGGGAAATTGCCAAATGTAGCACAAAAATATGTGAACAAGAAAGGGTGAAGTCCTGGCTTTTATGACACTTTTTATTATGTTGAAATAGGAGAACTCTAAACTAAGTATTGAGAGAGGTACCACACACAAAGGAATGATACATGTGTGAAATACACATTATTGTGTGGTTTTTGATATTTCCATAGTGCCGTTGTCAGAACATTTTGCATTGGTGGAAGGATGTAGCATATATACACCAGTCACATGTGCATAGCAAGTAGATTGGTCAACTGCagataacaaaaatacaaatgcatTTGAGGCCAGTTTGTGCAGACATTGCAGGCTTCCTGCTCTCGGCACTCTTCTCCTATGACTGCATTGATGGCCGTCAATACAAAAGAgcacttaaaggtcctatgacatgttgctttttggatgctctttcttgaaattcagccttggtgcagaattacagccactagagcgagtcccacaatgagctttccttaagCGTGAATTATACTggacgcagcccagctggcgcgtacaaatgtgatgtcatggaatcgccgtgactatttatacccgcgccggtgctcgcgacactagttgcagtcttctcctgaacagcggtggcgctaatgagcaaaggccaccgacgttgctctttctacggactagaagaagaagaaaaaaagtaaatgacggcagaactggcagcagcatttccgtcaatgcttcgatttgattggatgacctactaagcctttcattcaccataaaagaactcctcttaaacccagtaagtttaccagagagacttgcagtcactcagagtcctggcatccggttgtcggcgaacccgttcaggcctcccgtttccgctttgtcgtgcgCGCCATAAATCGGGCGTGCTGGCAGGattatgtcattttgacgtcacgatggcacgcgccaccttggatgcgtcCAGTATAATTCTCGctttaggatgtgccatttctgtgtctgtagctttaaatgcagaATTCTTAAAATCAAATTATTAGCATTCACACAATCAGTTCCGACCTGGgatgttttttatttcaacGATCAGATTTGAATTGTTAAGAGTTTCTCATAAACACCCGCACAGTTGGTAAAGATAATAATCAATGACTGTATTGCAAGGTTAAAGATGAAAATAATGGTTTGTCGTTATTTCTTTGCCATGTCAGTTTTAATGGCAGTTATTAGTTGTGACATTTGTGGTTCTCGCTAATGGAAATGAAGAGCTACTTGGCTTTCTGTTTACTCATGACATGCCATTGCTGAGTGTGCTTTCAAGCAGCATGGTACTTTCAATGTATCTTGGAAAATCAAGCTTCTTGGCTTCTCTCTCTTGTTTTGCCCTTGTTCGTGTTTGTCGTCAAAAAATCTGTCCAATTTCTTGCCAATTATCAACCCTACAGTTTCACTGTCAACAGGAGCTCACCTGTCCTTTACCCCATCAATTTCTTCAAGCTGCTTCTTCTATAAACCAGCCCTGggctctcctccctctcagcTGTATAGCAGAATGCAgtaaatgcaaatgaatccaAATTAATGTGAGGTACAATGCCCCCTGCCCTTTACCTTGAATCTGTTTAGCCTCAAATCAACTAAACAAACGACATGTTAAATGAGACAATCTTTACACAATGCAGATTTTGATTACGGTCAAACTACATCAGGGAGTCGCCGTCATTTAACTGTAATGTGGGCAAGGCAATCTATCTATTGTTTAGATTATTTCACAGCTCACCTAAAAGGAGACTAGAAATACAAGTGTTCCAGCCACTGTTGGGTAGGTACAGATCTACACCTGCCTTATTTAACATATTGTGCCCTATTGTTTACTTCTGTAGACTTTCATGCTGTTTGACATGCTTTAGCGTAACTGAACACTGACACACCCATTGTACTTGATCTTCTCTCTGCATGCTTCCTGTCATGATCTCATGGCCAAAAAACACCAGAGTTACAAGACACAAGTAGGAAAATATTCTCAAGTCAGAacgtttgtgtctgtgtggggaAAAAAGCTGTTTTAATGCATTTTACAGACAGGTTTCCATGTGTTTTAAACCTATAATGTCCCTCTTAATGTCGATGGGATTGTTTtcctgcatttttttgttgctgatCACTCTCCTGATATCTCCCTGTGAGTTGCGACAACTTGCTGTGGCAGTTTGATGTGGTCACTGTGTACTGTGGTGTGCGTTTATCAACCCCTGAACTGTTCTTGCTTTGTTTCCTGATATATCTAACCTGAGCAAACCCTCCACCTTAATTGGTGACTGTAGTTTCCCTAACCTGGAATTTTTTCCCTAATGGATTAGTCATAAAACATTTCTTGCTCAGTGAATAGCAGAAACAACTTGTTTGGGTGTAGTATTTCTTTAGGTGGTTGAATGTATGATTTTCTCCAATCAGGACCAGGCGGCATCCCCCCCAGAGGCCTGCTGGGAGATGGTCCGAATGACCCCCGGGGAGGAACTCTGCTGAATGTCACTGGAGAGGTCATAGACCCCAAGTAAGATGTCCACCCACATCCCGTTACCTAAATACTATTACCAGTTGTGTGGATTTCAGAGTTGTGTTAATTCAAGCCGTTAAATTTATAATCCTTACGTTATCGTGGTAGTAAGTGTGATTTAAGACTACAGATCCCAGATTTTTGGAGGCAACAATCACTGGTCGAGCAGCTACTTTGTGAGAAATACAACAGTGGAGAAACTAGTGTATTTGTTTACAGCGCAACCAAACACATTCTTGTTGTTATGATAGAGGAGTCCGTTAATAATAACTCCAACTGCAATCGGATTTTATGCTATGCTCGGTGCAAGTAGTTTCCCCACACAACAGCAGGGCACAGTAAAGTTGGTTACCTTGGCGAGACGTTGGAGGTGTGCAGTCTGTCGCCTACAACTCCTTATTTTACAGCTCACTGTAGCTGCTTCTCCTTGTTCCAGCAATCCCttgcgaaaaaaaaaaaaaaaagatcaactaaaagaaaaatgcaaagaaTGTTTTGTTTCGTAAATGCATTGTTGATGATCGAATGACGAATGCATTGAGTTTCCTGTTaatgcttcacaataaaaaccACCCCATGTTTCGCCAGTGAATATTCttttaagtaagtaaagtttatttattaaacacttaaaaaaaaaaacaggtttacTAGGTGCTGTACAGTgctattataatatataataaaatccATTTGCATTAGCAGTGACATAATATAGCTgtgatacagtattaggagtgAAAAAGGCTCCTATCTGTGAGACAAAGTTACAAACAGTAATGCTGGATCACATCCAGCTGCATTGATTCCTGAGATTGTTTTGGGAATGGCGTACTCCACCACTGACATTGAAAACAGAGAGGTAATTACTGAATGTAAATACTTTAAACGGCTGTTGCTGTGGCTTGTTataacgttttttaggccaaaaaaaatctgtaattCTGAGTTTGCCCGTTTAAATTTTATAATATCATTTAATTgctcttattttgtgtttgtgtctgtatttaGCCGGGGTTACATGGGAGCTCCACCGCCCCACCAAGCCCCACCTGTACACATGGCCCAAATGGCAAGTGGACCCCCTCCGGATATGAGAGGCCCTCCAATGGACATGAGAGGCCCACCCATGGTTGAACCACGAAACATGATGGGTGACCCCAGAGGGCCCCAGATGATGGAGCCACGCGGACCCCCGATGGAAACCAGAGGTAGCTGCTCTGATGATGCTTCATAGTTTAAGAActtataatagtttttttttttttgggggggggcattttaggcctttatttgacaggataGCTGAAGaagtgaaaggggagagagagaggggggggaatgacatgcagcaaagggtcggagtcgaaccctggcctgctgcgtcaaggagtaaacctctatttttgggcacctgctctaccaactgagctatctagGCGCCCAAACTTATAATagttaaaattattattattgattgtgTTCATGTAGACATTTTGGTTGATCTCGGTTCAGTTTCAGTCACAGCTGGTAGACAAACCAAAAGACACTGAAACCAAAGTCTTTTGTCCTTACGAGAGGTTTTTACATAATAACTTTTTTATTACTACCATCTTTACACTTTTATTTCCTTATATTTAATACCGCCTTTATTTTTTAGGTCATCCATGTCACAATGTTTCAAGGACACTTCTCTCAGCTacaaatgcacattttttttaaatttgaggtttttaaaggggtgatagatgattatatagggtatttcacactgttccttaaggtctcctaatagggtctgtaacattggttgggctgaaaatgtcccaggtTTTATTCTGTGGGTCcttatgcatccctgtggaatgTCTCTATTTGGAAcgacagcttttcttccaaatatgttatgctcatgaatatttagatgagctgcgtgcaGATTGGTTGTACACAAATAGACACAGAGCTGCCCCGCAGCGCACACACACCGCTGCCCAGCACGCGCAAGCACACAcaagaaaacgacagaaagtgtccaaagtttggaatcagttcaaacgtaattaaaacgaaaactctggacagtgtgtctactgaaaaaccgaactagcttaccacaataatagcacgacgtcaatgcttcagcatctcaacagaaaacatttctcatccattccacgaagcggacccaacaaaagtaaatcacggagttgtatggacgatgaaactacaccaaacgcaacaactagcaaaaacaaagaCTAGAAAATCCatagcagtgaccacaatttgatctaaagagccgacttgttgaccatCCCTTCGGAGAAACAGCTTATTGTTACGTAccacactctctcactttctctcttcacggagaaacagctgatcaacgatcaactagcataagtgtaacagagctgtgtagcattgt
Protein-coding sequences here:
- the cstf2 gene encoding cleavage stimulation factor subunit 2, translated to MANVAAAAAAAAAAAIAANRDPAVDRSLRSVFVGNIPYEATEEQLKDIFSEVGLVVSFRLVYDRETGKPKGYGFCEYQDQETALSAMRNLNGREFSGRALRVDNAASEKNKEELKSLGTGAPIIESPYGDTIQPQEAPESISRAVASLPPEQMFELMKQMKLCVQNSPQEARNMLLQNPQLAYALLQAQVVMRIVDPEIALKMLHRQTPVQPLIPSGQAGGAPPLNPPPAPPSAPVSQPQPVPGMHVNGAPQMMQPPNMGVVPGPMPVPGPGQGPAPVGPPGPGGIPPRGLLGDGPNDPRGGTLLNVTGEVIDPNRGYMGAPPPHQAPPVHMAQMASGPPPDMRGPPMDMRGPPMVEPRNMMGDPRGPQMMEPRGPPMETRGRDPRAMDARGPVTAQRVPMAAGMQGPVPHGMAPNAPPPARPGPGISGVPPSGGGFSPGQSQVSTQDQEKAALIMQVLQLTPEQIAMLPPEQRQSILILKEQIQKTAGGAP